GAAAGAAATGGGAATTTTTCTAGCATCCATACCTCTGATTCGGGCTTCCCGGTGATTCTAGAGAAGATTTTGTTGAGTTTAATCTTGTGGTACATCATTTCTCTTACGCGAATGCTCATTTCCGTTGCCTACACACATTCAAAAGGTTATGTTGTGTTATCAAAACATTCATTCAGTAGAAGATTaaaaaaagtataaaagaaAATCAATACTTTGCCTCCGGCGGAACCAAGTGGCTGATGGATCATAACTTTAGAGTTAGGCATGCAGAAGCGTTTCCCTTTGGAGCCAGAGGCAAGGAGAAACGCACCCATGGATGCAGCTAGTCCTAAGCAAACAGTCGATACGTCAGCCTTGCATTGTTTCATTGCATCATATATTCCCATccctgaaaataaataaaataaaaaaggccAAATCATTTTCAAAAGCTTTGCAATCTAGTACAACATCAAGAATATGGGGAACACAAACCAGCAGTGATAGAACCACCAGGTGAATTGATAAAGAGCGTGATGTCTCTCTCAGAGTCCTGAGCATCTAGTAACAAGAGCTGACTTATCACCAAATCTGCTGTCATATCATCTACCTGGAGAAATAAtcaaattcaagaaaaaaaaagctggAGTCATACAACAAGAACATAGCTTTATCTCCAAAACTCTCCTCTCTATCAAAACATATCAAATGCTCTAGTGATAATAATATTAGCCagcaaaaataataatcttaaaCTACAATAAAACTGTCAGGTAATGACTCTATAAGCACAAAACACAAATCTTTACATAAGCAAAGAGCTAAAGAATATGGTAAGTTCTCTGAGTAGTGAGTACACAAGATTAATGAAACTCTGGGTTTAATTTCATACGGAGATGTGACTAATTGGATTATCTATAAAGAAGAGGGAGACAATTGGGGAAGAAACCTGAGAACCGAGGAAGACGATTCTTTGACGGAGAAGCATGTTTGTGGTGTCGAGTTCCTCGAAGCTGGGGAGACGAGAAGGAGATTGAGCAACGGCATCGACGGAGAATTTAGACACATCCCAGTTACTAGACAGGGTTTGTCTGGGTCTGGGTCCAGACAAGTTCAGCGAAGACCTAACGCAAAAGGGTTTCGCTCTTTTAGGGATTATCTGGTGTCGGCTTAGGATATTCAGTTCTCTCCCTGACCGAATCGGATTCGAAAGGAAAACATGGTTTGAGGTAGAAGACGATGATACGAGATTCAAACTCATCTCTACTGTGTTTGGTTTCtcgagttttttttctttgtcttgAGATAAAGGATGAAGTGACGGGGCTGTTTCTGGAGGTTCTTTCTTGTAGAATTAAAACGACGTCGCATCGTCTACGAATTGGATGATATTTTTTGTATCTTTAACGTGTATGATCCTTCTACTCTCTTATTGCTTTACGAGTCTCAATCTTAAAACATCAAACTCAAGACAAGAGTCAGATATATAGATTCCAAACAAGTTGGAGGCTTGGCTACTTTGTATATTTGGTTTTATCAAAAACTTCTGATATGGATCGGTTCAATTCTGTTTAGTTTATCCAGATTGTTATCTCTTTCACATATTGAACCCTATGAAACGAGTACACTGATAAATAACCAAACCCATAAGTTATCAGAAGTTTCTCAAAACAAATTTAGAGGTTATTAAGTGCTCCCAAAAGCACATGAACAAGTCTTgccacaagaaaaaaaaggtttagAAAAGAAAAGCATGGGCATCATCATTATGTTATGCAATTCTCccccaaaacaaaaagaaaagctgTTGTTATCACTTCCTTAGAAAAGCAACAGTTGCCACACGCGATCCCACAGACCCACCAAACATGAACGTCGGGTACGTCCTAACGTGGCTCAGATACTCAAACGGAGGATGATCGGTTCCACTTGCAGCTTCGGAAGACGCATCTCCAGTTAAATTTGATTTTCTCATGTTGAAATTCTCCACTTCTTCCAAGAGTTCGTCCTTTGTGTTGTTGCACGACGTGATAACCTTTGAACAGAAGCAGAAACCAAAAAAGTTTAGATAACAGTTCTATGGGAATTTATAGGATGAGCTTTCAACTACATATTTTTTTCACGAGTCGAGAAGCTATTACCAGTATACCACCAGGAGCAACCAGCTTGGACACTGAATCCCAATACATGACTCTGAAAACAGACAAATAGGAGTGTGATTGGTGACCGATATTAATCTAATTCACCTAGATCTGAGGACCAATAGCAAATGCGGTAGTTTTTCATTAAGGAAATCAATAAAAGCAGGTACCTTTTGACAGGGCCATCAGGATGCAAACCAATGGCATCTAAAGTTCCTTTGTCCATCACCAGCTTGAACTGCCTTTCCAGTTTTGTATCAAGGATATCATCAACCTACGACAGCAAACTTTTAGTTCACTAACGTAGAACACCTTAGATCtatttttccaaataaaaaGTTACGTCTTCTGATGTTTTCATTACTATAAACAACTAGTTCATAGCGAAGAGTTTGTTTTGTACTAACTGCATGAAACCAACATATCACATTCCTTAATTAAGGTCAGTTATCATTTACaagaaagaagataaaaacacaGGAAAAACTGTACTACTGCGCTAATTATAGCATTTGGACGTTTATGAAGGAAGAATCCTTGTGGGTTTTGCAAAACATTAACGGTAATGAAGCTTAAACAAAAATCATACCATGAAACGTATATTTGGGAAACCATCACGTTGGGAGAGATGTTGAGCGAGTTCAACCGCTCCTTCACTATAATCAGTCCCGGTTAAATCAGAGAACCTGAGCCAGAAAAATGCAAGGATGATGAGATTAATAATACTAAGTAGAGTATGAACTTAAACATTCTGATGGACATGCTGGTGTGTAAATGTTctgttaaaataaaagttatcaATGTCGCCGTAGAAACTCATATCCCCAAAAGACCAGTGATACGGCCACATCTAAGTATCACGCCAGCATGACTTGGTGCAAGAATGAAAGAAGAAAGTCAACACAAGATCTAGACAAAGACATTACTATATCTTGTTTGTTTTGAATTCTACAGGATTCTTATTTCTTAACTTCTCAGATATACCTAATGTCAATCCGCTAATGTCAAACGACGGATGTCATAACATAGCTATGCGTTTAAGTGACGAAAAGAGCATGAAAAGAATGTTTAGAAGCTCACCCCTCCTTCGCCAGCTGATGAAGGAGTAAACCATTTCCAGTACCAAGATCAAGCACATTCCAGCTAGACAAATACTTGTCAGCCTGATCATTCACCTCCCCGTTGTCAGAAACAGACATCTCCTTTTGAGAAATCTCAACGCACAGGTCTTTCGTCCAGGAAGTAACAATTTCCATGACATCATCACCAAACCTAAGGTAACGAAACAAGTTAACAAACTTCCACTAGGCTAATGAGCAGAGAAGGGATCCTTCCTTACCAAACTTCGCCGGTATGGCCATGCTCCCGGAAGTTAGTGAGCTCATCAGAGTAAGCAGCGTCCCAATAGCTTTGGAGACCAAGCATTGACTGTCCTCC
Above is a window of Raphanus sativus cultivar WK10039 unplaced genomic scaffold, ASM80110v3 Scaffold4190, whole genome shotgun sequence DNA encoding:
- the LOC108831302 gene encoding ATP-dependent Clp protease proteolytic subunit 3, chloroplastic — its product is MSLNLVSSSSTSNHVFLSNPIRSGRELNILSRHQIIPKRAKPFCVRSSLNLSGPRPRQTLSSNWDVSKFSVDAVAQSPSRLPSFEELDTTNMLLRQRIVFLGSQVDDMTADLVISQLLLLDAQDSERDITLFINSPGGSITAGMGIYDAMKQCKADVSTVCLGLAASMGAFLLASGSKGKRFCMPNSKVMIHQPLGSAGGKATEMSIRVREMMYHKIKLNKIFSRITGKPESEIEGDTDRDYFLNPWEAKEYGLVDAVIDDGKPGLVAPIGDGTPPPNTKVWDFWKVEGTKNDNKDLPTEQSVIQNGSATPE
- the LOC108831300 gene encoding uncharacterized protein LOC108831300, translating into MAGIRLAPEEPETTPQQQARATATDSLASDDDRSIAADSWSIKSEYGSTLDDDQRHADAAEALSSANFRVSSDYSSDKEEPDADGGQSMLGLQSYWDAAYSDELTNFREHGHTGEVWFGDDVMEIVTSWTKDLCVEISQKEMSVSDNGEVNDQADKYLSSWNVLDLGTGNGLLLHQLAKEGFSDLTGTDYSEGAVELAQHLSQRDGFPNIRFMVDDILDTKLERQFKLVMDKGTLDAIGLHPDGPVKRVMYWDSVSKLVAPGGILVITSCNNTKDELLEEVENFNMRKSNLTGDASSEAASGTDHPPFEYLSHVRTYPTFMFGGSVGSRVATVAFLRK